In Castanea sativa cultivar Marrone di Chiusa Pesio chromosome 6, ASM4071231v1, a single window of DNA contains:
- the LOC142641152 gene encoding uncharacterized protein LOC142641152, with the protein MGRRKQSHPHRSGGVIVGPHDTAEAGIENQQALNTEQVQNNDFDKIDKPYLVEVDRASWNSHDHLDISEVVLIDLNLKEGFSGYEWSQDFILDSKYALRFRVCNVNEFVSRIKLGHWPVLSSRDISLEFVEKCTREDTETHSVILSGSFDGPDEGITGLVHLASLKFMTLRPVLGVTSLENKSSLRVRVEILRNAFEACESLLENTRQVWKRSMVNVMAWLRPEVMTSEARYGVSISTEMEIDLHMETGDGNLNAKKQARFDAARFYEAIKPSKVDPMLEDDIPDLLPELRPYQRRAAHWMVQREKGDLRSLVESEKSPFFSPLCLPVDFLDTSTKMFYNPFSGNISFHPGQSSPYVFGGILADEMGLGKTVELLACIFAHQKSASECGIFANTEVQFPGRQKINIKRLKRERVECICGAVSESQKYKGLWVQCDICDSWQHADCVGYSPKRKRLKSSEISNGQRYKNGSMGEFEKHTRKQNNADIVVRDGEHICPLCLELIQATESPVATGATLIVCPAPILPQWHAEIIRHTHPGSLKTCIYEGVKITPLSNTSVADISELVGADIVLTTYDVLKEDLSHDSDRHEGDRRLMRFQKRYPVVPTPLTRIFWWRICLDEAQMVECNAAAATEMALRLHAKHRWCITGTPIQRKLDDLFGLLRFLKASPFDVSRWWIEVIRDPYERRDTGAMEFTHKFLKQIMWRSSKRHVADELQLPPQEECVSWLTLSPIEEHFYQRQHETCVSYAREVIEHLKDDLLKREFQGCVSSDASSDPFITHAEAGKLLNTLLKLRQACCHPQVGSSGLRSLQQSPMTMEEILMVLIGKTKIEGEEALRRIVVALNGLAGIAIIENKFCQAVSLYKEALSLVEEHSEDFRLDPLLNIHIHHNLDEILPLVSNCSEGQQFSGSCEKKSSKIPGIEECDQHVINKRQKVSREDNLDFPIEAANRTDFTSGISENGLNGDQGCDNDPHVSSSCISEISLRSTCENIKQKYLSVFNSKLSIAQQEFRKSYMQVSNALRDRKDQHTVWWLEVLHQAEQNKDFSSELLRKIEEAISGKLNNSRSSRIASRFQSISSLKYHIQTGLDQLEASRKVLLDRLLEIDHSMEKPKEDDIERVRYCRNCIVNGDGPLCVSCELDGLFQDYEARLFRLNKEHGGMITSAEEAIDLQKRNSALNRFYWNFSQPDKDKTSHVANYGKLVKRDVGERVVVSKSSSEFEIVLGVIKSYCKAQLGREGMPAAMKQLHILEGMRKEYAHARSLAIAQAQFLCAHDEVKMATTRLHLRENEDDRAIDALSQDELPSASVQFSDDKFISLTLLSRTKGKLRYLKGLVLSKQKSTVESLNDSSLTQEIGSMSTSTEQKSGCAPKADEETCPVCQEKLSNQKMVFQCGHVTCCKCLFSMTERRALHSKFKDKWVMCPTCRQHTDFGNIAYVDDRQNESCNSSVLNTIQGLEKCEASLIVQGSYGTKIEAVTRRILWIKHTDPIAKILVFSSWNDVLDVLEHAFTANDISFIRMKGGRKAHVAISKFRGQNSSMENIKVNAQQPPSKKFQVLLILIQHGANGLNLLEAQHVVLVEPLLNPAAEAQAISRVHRIGQENKTLVHRFIVKNTVEESLYKLNRNRNTNSFISGNTKNQDQPVLTLKDVESLFATVASTVPENEDKATESLRHLPPSVAAGVAAERRLKELTASAS; encoded by the exons ATGGGAAGAAGGAAGCAAAGCCATCCCCATCGTTCGGGCGGGGTAATAGTAGGACCCCATGATACTGCTGAAGCAGGGATAGAGAATCAGCAAGCTCTCAATACCGAGCAAGTCCAGAATAATGATTTTGATAAAATTGATAAGCCATATCTTGTGGAAGTTGATCGGGCTTCTTGGAATTCACATGACCACCTTGATATTTCGGAAGTTGTTCTaatagatttgaatttgaagGAAGGGTTTTCTGGTTATGAATGGAGTCAGGATTTTATCCTGGATTCCAAGTATGCCTTAAGGTTTAGGGTGTGCAATGTAAATGAGTTTGTCAGTCGTATTAAGCTAGGTCATTGGCCTGTATTATCCTCTAGAGATATATCTTTAGAATTCGTAGAAAAATGCACAAGAGAGGATACAGAGACACACTCAGTGATTTTATCAGGGAGTTTTGATGGACCAGATGAGGGAATTACAGGTCTTGTTCACTTGGCAAGTTTGAAGTTTATGACGCTTAGGCCAGTTCTGGGGGTTACATCTTTGGAGAACAAGTCATCCTTAAGGGTGAGGGTAGAGATTCTTAGAAATGCCTTTGAAGCCTGTGAGTCCCTTCTGGAGAATACGAGGCAAGTATGGAAAAGGAGTATGGTGAATGTTATGGCTTGGTTGCGTCCAGAAGTAATGACTTCAGAGGCTAGGTATGGAGTTAGTATATCAACAGAAATGGAAATTGATTTGCATATGGAGACGGGAGATGGTAATCTTAATGCCAAGAAACAAGCTAGGTTTGATGCTGCTAGGTTTTATGAAGCCATCAAGCCGTCAAA AGTGGATCCCATGCTTGAAGATGACATACCTGACTTGCTTCCTGAATTGAGGCCATATCAACGTCGTGCAGCCCACTGGATGGTACAACGTGAAAAAGGAGATTTAAGGAGTTTGGTTGAAAGTGAGAAAAGtccatttttttctcctttatgTTTGCCCGTGGACTTTCTCGACACATCTACGAAAATGTTTTACAATCCATTCAG tGGAAATATTTCTTTTCACCCAGGGCAATCTTCACCATATGTCTTTGGTGGAATTCTTGCTG ATGAGATGGGTCTGGGAAAAACAGTTGAATTGCTTGCTTGCATCTTTGCTCATCAGAAGTCAGCATCTGAATGTGGCATCTTTGCTAATACTGAAGTGCAGTTTCCTGGGCGTCAGAAAATTAATATTAAGAGATTGAAAAGGGAGCGTGTTGAGTGTATATGTGGAGCTGTTAGTGAGAGTCAAAAGTATAAAGGATTATGGGTGCAGTGCGACATATGTGATTCTTGGCAACACGCAGATTGTGTTGGATATTCACCTAAAAGAAAACGTCTAAAATCGAGTGAAATTTCCAATGGACAACGATATAAAAATGGGTCAATGGGTGAGTTCGAAAAGCACACAAGGAAACAAAATAATGCCGACATAGTTGTGAGAGACGGGGAACATATTTGCCCATTGTGCTTGGAACTGATACAAGCAACTGAATCTCCTGTTGCTACTGGTGCCACTCTTATAGTCTGCCCAGCTCCAATATTGCCCCAATGGCATGCTGAAATTATACG TCACACACATCCAGGTTCCTTAAAAACTTGTATCTATGAAGGCGTGAAAATCACTCCTCTTTCAAATACATCTGTAGCAGATATCAGTGAGCTTGTTGGTGCAGACATTGTGTTAACCACATATGATGTGCTTAAGGAAGATCTATCACATGACTCTGATAGGCATGAAGGTGATCGGCGCTTAATGAGATTTCAGAAGAG GTATCCTGTTGTTCCAACTCCTCTGACCAGAATATTCTGGTGGAGGATTTGTTTGGATGAGGCTCAAATGGTGGAGTGCAATGCTGCTGCTGCCACGGAAATGGCTCTTCGGTTACATGCTAAGCATCGTTGGTGCATTACAGGGACTCCTATACAACGCAAACTGGACGACTTATTTGGACTTCTAAGATTTCTTAAAGCAAGTCCTTTTGATGTTTCTAGGTGGTGGATTGAAGTTATACGAGATCCTTATGAG AGGAGAGATACAGGAGCTATGGAATTTACTCATAAGTTCCTTAAACAAATCATGTGGCGTTCATCAAAAAGACACGTTGCAGATGAATTGCAGCTTCCGCCTCAGGAAGAGTGCGTTTCTTGGCTCACTTTGTCACCAATTGAAGAGCACTTTTACCAAAGACAACATGAAACTTGTGTGAGTTACGCCCGTGAAGTTATTGAGCATTTAAAAGATGATCTTCTCAAGAGGGAATTCCAAG GTTGTGTGTCTTCTGATGCTTCTTCTGATCCTTTCATCACTCATGCGGAGGCCGGAAAGCTTCTGAACACACTCTTGAAGCTTCGCCAGGCCTGCTGCCATCCTCAAGTTGGAAGCTCTGGGCTGCGTTCCTTGCAACAATCCCCAATGACTATGGAGGAAATATTGATG GTTCTGATTGGTAAGACTAAGATAGAAGGGGAGGAAGCTCTCAGGAGAATAGTTGTTGCTTTAAATGGGCTTGCTGGGATAGCAATAATTGAGAACAAATTTTGTCAAGCAGTGTCATTATACAAGGAAGCGCTGTCTTTAGTTGAAGAGCACTCTGAAGATTTCCGCCTGGACCCTTTATTGAATATTCACATTCATCATAATCTTGATGAGATACTCCCTTTGGTCTCGAACTGCTCAGAGGGACAACAGTTCTCTGGAAGCTGTGAAAAGAAGTCCTCCAAAATACCTGGCATTGAAGAGTGCGATCAACATGTTATTAATAAGAGACAAAAAGTGAGTAGGGAAGACAACTTGGACTTCCCAATTGAGGCTGCTAATCGAACAGATTTTACATCTGGCATATCAGAAAATGGCTTAAATGGTGACCAAGGATGTGATAATGATCCCCATGTATCATCCAGTTGCATCAGCGAAATATCTTTAAGATCAACATGTGAGAATATAAAGCAGAAGTACTTATCTGTGTTTAATTCAAAGCTATCCATAGCTCAACAAGAGTTCAGAAAATCTTACATGCAG gttTCTAACGCGCTTAGAGACAGAAAAGATCAACATACAGTTTGGTGGTTGGAAGTCCTTCATCAGGCTGAGCAGAACAAGGACTTCTCAAGTGAGTTGCTCAGAAAGATTGAAGAAGCCATCTCGGGAAAACTAAATAATTCAAGGTCATCAAGAATTGCATCCCG ATTTCAAAGCATAAGTTCTCTAAAGTATCATATCCAGACTGGTTTGGATCAACTGGAAGCATCTAGGAAAGTGTTACTTGATCGACTTCTGGAAATTGATCATAGTATGGAGAAACCAAAAGAGGACGATATTGAACGAGTGAGATACTGCCGGAATTGTATTGTCAATGGGGATGGTCCTTTATGTGTTTCATGTGAACTAGATGGATTATTCCAG GATTATGAAGCAAGGCTCTTTCGTCTTAACAAAGAACATGGAGGGATGATTACATCTGCTGAAGAGGCCATTGATTTGCAGAAGAGGAACTCTGCACTCAATCGTTTCTATTGGAATTTTTCACAGCCAGACAAAGACAAGACTTCCCATGTCGCTAATTATGGAAAATTAGTGAAAAGAGATGTTGGAGAAAGAGTTGTG GTTTCCAAGTCTTCATCTGAGTTCGAGATTGTTCTTGGAGTTATAAAGAGCTATTGCAAGGCTCAATTAGGGAGAGAGGGTATGCCAGCAGCCATGAAGCAACTGCACATTCTTGAG GGCATGCGGAAGGAGTATGCTCATGCAAGGTCCTTGGCAATAGCACAAGCTCAATTTCTATGTGCGCATGATGAAGTTAAGATGGCGACAACACGATTACACCTAAGAGAGAACGAGGATGATAGAGCTATTGATGCTTTAAGTCAAGATGAGTTACCTTCAGCTAGTGTACAGTTTTCTGATGACAAGTTCATCTCCTTGACCTTGTTGTCACGTACAAAAGGGAAACTTCGTTATTTGAAG GGTTTGGTACTATCAAAACAAAAGTCGACAGTGGAAAGCCTAAATGATTCCTCATTAACTCAGGAGATAGGTAGCATGTCAACTTCTACAGAACAGAAAAGTGGATGTGCACCTAAGGCTGATGAGGAAACATGCCCAGTATGTCAAGAAAAGTTGAGCAATCAAAAGATGGTTTTTCAATGTGGACATGTTACATGCTGTAAAT GTTTATTTTCGATGACTGAGCGGAGAGCACTTCATAGTAAGTTTAAAGATAAATGGGTAATGTGCCCAACATGTCGGCAGCATACAGATTTTGGAAATATTGCTTATGTTGATGATAGGCAGAACGAATCTTGTAATTCATCTGTGCTGAACACAATTCAAGGACTTGAGAAGTGTGAAGCATCTTTGATTGTTCAAGGTTCATATGGAACAAAG ATTGAGGCAGTCACAAGAAGAATTCTGTGGATTAAGCATACAGATCCAATAGCAAAAATTCTTGTTTTCTCGAGTTGGAATGATGTCCTTGATGTATTGGAACATGCCTTCACTGCTAATGACATCAGCTTCATCAGGATGAAAGGTGGCAG AAAAGCACATGTTGCTATCAGCAAATTTAGAGGACAGAACAGttcaatggaaaatataaaagtgAATGCCCAGCAACCaccatcaaaaaaatttcaggtgTTATTGATCCTAATCCAGCATGGAGCCAATGGCCTCAATCTTTTAGAAGCACAGCACGTTGTCTTAGTAGAACCGCTACTGAATCCAGCAGCAGAAGCACAAGCTATCAGCCGGGTACATCGAATTGGGCAGGAAAATAAGACACTCGTTCACCGTTTTATA GTTAAAAACACTGTTGAAGAGAGCCTATACAAATTGAATAGAAACAGGAATACTAATTCGTTCATCAGTGGGAACACTAAAAATCAAGATCAGCCTGTTTTGACTCTTAAAGATGTTGAATCCCTATTTGCAACTGTAGCATCAACGGTACCAGAAAATGAGGACAAAGCAACTGAAAGTCTTAGACATTTGCCACCTTCCGTTGCTGCTGGTGTAGCAGCTGAGAGGAGGCTCAAGGAGCTTACAGCATCTGCTTCATGA
- the LOC142639976 gene encoding uncharacterized protein LOC142639976: MCSLLPLGLGKIKHHARFQCESRRGWWNVPETQTGLRLRSEVGKWGLAVRCAAAVQGPLAEIERELEAIEINPEEEEWMSAITTRSNKCGERRGLVDLLECLESEAIMGEDQGREPTDYNRRAQIFDSSSRVFQALKEKEKHTPHVIII; this comes from the coding sequence ATGTGTTCTCTTCTTCCCCTTGGCCTTGGAAAAATCAAGCACCATGCTAGATTTCAATGTGAAAGTCGTCGTGGTTGGTGGAATGTTCCAGAGACACAGACTGGTTTGAGGCTGAGGTCCGAGGTAGGCAAGTGGGGATTAGCAGTTAGATGCGCAGCGGCGGTTCAGGGTCCATTGGCTGAAATAGAAAGAGAACTGGAAGCAATAGAGATAAACCCAGAAGAGGAAGAGTGGATGAGCGCAATAACAACAAGAAGCAACAAGTGTGGAGAGAGGAGGGGACTGGTGGATTTGCTCGAGTGTTTGGAAAGCGAAGCTATTATGGGAGAAGATCAAGGTAGAGAGCCTACTGACTACAACCGAAGGGCTCAAATCTTTGATAGCAGTTCCAGAGTTTTCCAGGCCctgaaggaaaaagaaaaacacacaccTCACGTCATCATAATCTGA